A single region of the Photobacterium sanguinicancri genome encodes:
- a CDS encoding aldehyde dehydrogenase family protein, which translates to MLYTQPNNEGAVVNFKEKYQNFIGGKWIKPVNGQYFTNTSPVNNTAICEIPASTQDDIDLAVKAAHEARVTWAVTSVTERANLLLKIADRIEANSEMLAVAETWDNGKPVRETLAADIPLVVDHFRYFAGCIRAQEGSAAELDSTTASYHFPEPVGVVGQIIPWNFPLLMAAWKLAPALAAGCCVVLKPAEQTPASILVLMELLQDLIPAGVVNVVNGYGHEAGQALATHKGINKIAFTGSTEVGQQILKCAADSLIPSTVELGGKSPNIFMADIFNHEDSYLDKCVEGVLLAFFNQGEVCTCPSRLLIQESIYDRFMEKLQARIKTIKQGNPLDTDTQVGSQVSQEQFDKIRGYITLGQEEGAELLAGGNSSSDNGYFVEPTLLKGTNDMRIFQEEIFGPVVAVTTFKTIEEALEIANDTEYGLGAGVWTRDSNTAYNMARNIEAGRVWVNCYHAYPAHAAFGGYKKSGIGRETHKMMLDHYQNTKNLLVSYSVNPLGFF; encoded by the coding sequence ATGTTGTATACACAACCAAACAATGAAGGTGCTGTTGTCAACTTTAAGGAAAAATACCAGAACTTTATTGGCGGCAAATGGATTAAACCTGTCAATGGTCAGTACTTTACCAACACGTCTCCAGTAAACAACACAGCCATTTGTGAGATCCCAGCATCAACACAAGATGATATCGATTTAGCCGTAAAAGCTGCGCACGAAGCACGCGTAACTTGGGCGGTCACCTCTGTGACTGAGCGCGCTAACCTACTTCTGAAAATTGCAGATCGCATTGAAGCCAATTCAGAAATGCTTGCAGTCGCTGAAACTTGGGATAATGGTAAACCAGTTCGCGAAACACTGGCTGCTGATATTCCATTAGTGGTTGATCATTTCCGCTATTTCGCAGGCTGTATCCGAGCGCAAGAGGGTAGCGCAGCTGAACTAGACAGCACGACCGCATCTTACCACTTCCCAGAACCTGTGGGTGTAGTTGGTCAGATCATCCCATGGAACTTCCCACTACTCATGGCTGCTTGGAAACTCGCTCCTGCTCTCGCCGCTGGTTGTTGTGTTGTACTTAAGCCAGCAGAACAAACTCCAGCCTCGATCCTTGTTCTCATGGAGCTACTACAAGATTTAATCCCAGCAGGTGTCGTCAATGTCGTTAACGGCTACGGCCATGAAGCAGGCCAAGCATTAGCAACACACAAAGGGATCAATAAAATTGCCTTTACAGGTTCAACTGAAGTTGGTCAGCAAATTCTAAAATGTGCGGCAGATAGCCTAATCCCTTCGACTGTAGAACTTGGCGGTAAATCACCAAACATCTTCATGGCTGACATCTTTAATCATGAAGACAGCTACCTTGATAAATGTGTGGAAGGTGTACTACTTGCCTTCTTTAACCAAGGCGAAGTATGTACTTGCCCATCTCGCCTACTGATCCAAGAGTCTATCTATGATCGCTTCATGGAAAAACTACAAGCACGTATCAAAACAATTAAACAAGGCAACCCGCTGGACACTGACACGCAAGTGGGCTCACAAGTGTCTCAAGAACAATTCGATAAGATCCGCGGCTATATTACTCTAGGGCAAGAAGAAGGTGCCGAGTTATTGGCTGGCGGCAACAGCAGTTCAGACAACGGCTACTTCGTAGAACCAACATTGCTGAAAGGTACCAATGATATGCGTATCTTCCAAGAGGAAATCTTTGGTCCAGTTGTCGCTGTTACTACCTTCAAAACCATTGAAGAAGCATTAGAAATTGCTAACGATACTGAATACGGCCTTGGCGCAGGTGTTTGGACTCGCGACAGCAATACCGCATATAACATGGCACGCAACATTGAAGCTGGTCGCGTATGGGTAAACTGTTACCACGCATACCCAGCACATGCCGCCTTTGGTGGTTACAAAAAGTCAGGTATTGGTCGTGAAACTCACAAAATGATGCTAGATCATTATCAAAATACCAAGAACTTGCTAGTAAGCTACAGTGTTAACCCTCTAGGTTTCTTCTAA
- a CDS encoding winged helix-turn-helix domain-containing protein, with protein MWCFDPTARWQLTHTQNSTAKKLKSTDSKILEMLLLHQGQVVSKEELENAAWPGRFVSKSSLTQSIAQLRFALGDSGREQKIIKTLPRQGYMLATNVMMMEINTQSKPSVEVSVQPEEQSELDSQNILILPRNSESTHSYVSSTTGISRIQWCLLILLSISLIMSSYWLTVMIYRNNHIARDKWQQTSYQGVRYFFEPKEQGEQLFNWLKDTYSDNLRMLYLSKNPEQLYVSCIYLSGSLKERKVTNMSFIHNFSPENIKRAIREQCQ; from the coding sequence ATGTGGTGTTTTGATCCAACAGCAAGATGGCAGCTTACGCACACACAAAACAGTACTGCGAAAAAGCTAAAATCAACCGACAGTAAAATACTTGAGATGCTGCTGCTTCATCAAGGTCAGGTGGTTTCGAAAGAAGAACTTGAAAACGCAGCTTGGCCAGGTCGTTTTGTGTCCAAATCAAGTCTAACTCAATCGATAGCCCAACTTAGGTTTGCGCTTGGTGACAGTGGACGAGAGCAAAAAATCATTAAAACACTACCAAGACAGGGTTATATGCTTGCCACCAATGTGATGATGATGGAGATAAATACACAATCCAAACCTTCCGTGGAAGTGTCCGTACAGCCTGAAGAACAGAGTGAACTTGATAGCCAGAACATACTAATTCTCCCCCGCAATTCGGAGAGTACGCACTCTTACGTTTCGTCCACTACCGGTATTTCGCGGATTCAATGGTGCCTATTGATACTATTGTCTATTTCATTAATCATGAGTTCGTATTGGCTCACAGTGATGATCTACAGAAATAATCACATTGCACGAGATAAATGGCAGCAAACCTCCTATCAAGGAGTACGCTACTTTTTTGAACCCAAAGAGCAAGGTGAACAACTGTTTAACTGGCTGAAAGATACCTATTCAGACAACCTTCGCATGCTCTATTTATCCAAAAATCCAGAGCAACTCTATGTTTCATGCATCTATCTATCAGGTAGTTTAAAAGAACGCAAAGTGACCAACATGAGCTTCATACATAACTTTTCACCAGAAAATATAAAGAGAGCGATTCGTGAACAATGTCAATAA
- a CDS encoding response regulator, with amino-acid sequence MIDKIKTLVVEDKLELAEMIAAYIDQNPYFEVVGIASSLADARFMQNTMKPELIILDNYLPDGVGIDWLRKLRSGQSPDVDVIMLTAAADAQTVTSGVRLGAFDYLIKPLALTSFNDVLHRFKDYHRTISSREEFKQSEINRVYGVRRDSQSIDELPKNIDSITLHLVMDTFKQEGQQTSDSVGKAIGVSKTTARRYLEYAVTMGFLEARISHGSVGRPTRHYTRNS; translated from the coding sequence ATGATAGATAAAATAAAAACACTCGTTGTTGAAGACAAACTAGAGCTTGCTGAAATGATCGCGGCTTATATTGACCAAAACCCGTATTTTGAAGTGGTAGGCATTGCATCTTCGTTGGCTGATGCGCGCTTCATGCAAAACACCATGAAGCCAGAATTGATAATCCTCGACAATTATTTGCCTGATGGTGTGGGTATCGATTGGCTAAGGAAGTTGCGTTCAGGGCAGTCTCCTGATGTGGATGTCATTATGCTAACAGCTGCTGCAGATGCACAGACGGTGACATCAGGTGTGAGGCTAGGTGCGTTTGATTACTTGATTAAGCCACTTGCTTTGACTTCTTTTAACGATGTATTACATAGATTTAAAGATTATCACCGCACGATTTCATCACGAGAAGAATTTAAACAGTCTGAAATTAATCGAGTTTATGGTGTACGCAGAGATAGCCAATCTATCGATGAGTTACCCAAAAATATTGACTCAATTACATTGCACTTAGTGATGGATACCTTCAAACAAGAAGGCCAACAGACATCAGATTCAGTCGGTAAGGCGATAGGGGTAAGTAAAACGACGGCGAGACGTTATTTGGAATATGCAGTCACTATGGGATTTTTAGAAGCAAGGATCAGTCATGGTAGCGTCGGGCGACCTACGCGGCACTATACACGAAATAGTTAA
- the citC gene encoding [citrate (pro-3S)-lyase] ligase has translation MKIQIATINADSVLYKDSVKYLIESQGLNYEDDLEYYCTAHDGSGELIGCVGLAGTVIKCFAIRDDYQGEGISRSMMTEIILLAYQLGRKSLSIFTSPDNVAIFESMRFQAITSKYRRSVLLINRPDEIITLQHQLHSYKVTGNKIGSIVMNANPFTKGHAYLIEKAASECDWVHIFVVRENNQAFSFKDRFSMVKNGTLPIPNLTLHAGNDFMISKRTFPSYFLKESGNVHQVHAEIDCELFANYIAPSLGITHRYIGSEPNCKVTENYNSIMKTMLQPHIEVVEFNRLLAEGCTISASTVRNQLSNAASAVASLLPVSTINYLVEHCGYALHI, from the coding sequence ATGAAAATTCAAATCGCGACAATTAATGCTGATTCAGTGCTATACAAAGATTCAGTAAAGTATCTGATTGAAAGCCAAGGGCTCAATTACGAAGACGACCTAGAGTATTACTGTACCGCACATGACGGTTCAGGTGAGCTTATTGGCTGTGTAGGGCTTGCTGGTACAGTGATCAAATGTTTTGCTATTCGTGATGACTACCAAGGCGAAGGCATTTCTCGCTCTATGATGACCGAAATTATTCTTTTGGCTTATCAACTTGGTCGTAAAAGTTTATCTATATTCACCTCACCAGATAACGTTGCAATTTTTGAAAGTATGCGTTTTCAAGCCATCACATCTAAATATAGGCGTTCCGTATTACTAATTAATCGTCCTGATGAAATCATTACACTTCAGCATCAACTCCACAGCTATAAAGTTACGGGAAATAAAATTGGATCCATAGTGATGAACGCCAACCCATTCACGAAAGGTCATGCTTATCTTATTGAAAAAGCAGCAAGTGAATGCGACTGGGTCCATATTTTTGTAGTACGAGAAAACAATCAAGCTTTCTCATTTAAAGACCGTTTTTCAATGGTTAAAAACGGCACTTTGCCTATTCCCAATTTAACCCTCCATGCTGGCAATGACTTTATGATCAGCAAACGGACCTTCCCTTCTTATTTCTTGAAAGAAAGTGGCAACGTGCACCAAGTACACGCTGAAATCGACTGTGAATTATTTGCCAATTATATCGCGCCAAGCCTTGGGATCACTCATCGTTATATCGGCAGTGAGCCCAACTGCAAAGTAACTGAAAACTACAACAGCATCATGAAAACAATGCTGCAACCACATATTGAAGTGGTTGAATTTAATCGTCTTCTCGCCGAAGGCTGCACAATCTCAGCTTCAACCGTTCGAAATCAGCTTTCTAACGCAGCCTCAGCGGTTGCGAGTTTATTGCCGGTTTCAACCATTAATTATCTCGTTGAACACTGTGGCTACGCGCTACATATCTAA
- a CDS encoding cbb3-type cytochrome c oxidase subunit II gives MMSKDFTHSLVILIITTVVVASFSLVVWVVPNIVRGDDIAKGSLAIPFTPIELAGRDIYISEGCHVCHTQMVRPLDPEVKRNGRPNQEADDIYEFPNLWGSKRTGPDLTNIGRKYSDQWHVLHLVDPRQVIPTSIMPAYPWLFEQTLSGDDISAKMETLRTLGVPYTDEEIGDARLQVRGKTKGEALIRYLQSLGKDTSQEVSP, from the coding sequence ATGATGAGCAAAGATTTCACCCACTCTCTTGTCATTTTAATCATAACAACCGTTGTGGTGGCCTCGTTTTCTCTGGTGGTTTGGGTCGTACCCAACATTGTTCGTGGCGATGATATTGCCAAAGGCAGCTTAGCCATACCCTTCACGCCTATTGAATTAGCAGGACGAGATATCTACATCAGCGAAGGGTGCCATGTATGCCACACCCAAATGGTGCGCCCGCTTGATCCCGAAGTGAAACGTAATGGTCGCCCGAACCAAGAAGCTGACGACATTTATGAGTTTCCTAACTTGTGGGGTTCAAAACGTACAGGTCCTGATCTCACAAATATAGGCAGAAAATATTCTGACCAATGGCATGTACTACACCTTGTCGACCCAAGACAGGTTATTCCAACCTCTATCATGCCTGCTTACCCTTGGCTGTTTGAACAAACACTGTCAGGTGATGACATCAGTGCCAAGATGGAAACCCTTAGAACGCTCGGCGTGCCCTATACCGATGAAGAAATAGGTGATGCAAGATTACAGGTAAGAGGGAAAACCAAAGGGGAAGCATTGATCCGCTATCTACAAAGCCTTGGTAAAGATACGTCACAGGAGGTATCACCATGA
- a CDS encoding winged helix-turn-helix domain-containing protein, with protein sequence MQEAMWEFRPGTSEPLKHRMTGEVRSLKNSESRLLLLLLTHSHRTVTKDEIHNFAWPGKVVSDDSITRAISTLRTALGDSAAQQKIIRTAPKSGYFIIGNHVVLIEETPQATITPVSNRTQKNKLRVGLLLTCLGFILVNVFLFNFLFMPSGNSDQYMLSRIISGNTQFMVESDDLVSLELMSNLSHKKRSQPVDFYITSNQARIYVSCVIRTPEAKRRNSLNLSIDIDNPLEYISNEIHQQCQ encoded by the coding sequence ATGCAGGAAGCTATGTGGGAATTTAGGCCAGGCACCTCAGAGCCATTAAAGCATCGCATGACGGGAGAAGTGAGATCACTTAAGAATTCTGAAAGTCGATTGTTACTGTTACTGCTCACTCATTCGCATCGTACTGTAACGAAAGATGAAATTCACAATTTCGCATGGCCGGGAAAAGTCGTATCGGATGACAGCATCACCCGTGCTATTTCAACATTACGTACAGCTTTAGGTGACAGCGCTGCCCAGCAAAAGATCATTCGTACAGCTCCAAAGTCCGGATACTTTATCATCGGAAATCATGTTGTACTCATTGAAGAAACACCTCAGGCTACAATTACACCTGTTTCTAACCGCACACAGAAAAATAAACTAAGAGTGGGCCTCTTATTGACCTGTTTAGGATTCATATTGGTTAATGTCTTTTTATTTAATTTCCTTTTCATGCCTAGCGGCAATTCAGATCAATACATGTTGTCGCGTATTATTTCGGGCAATACACAATTCATGGTGGAAAGCGATGACTTAGTCAGTCTCGAACTAATGAGCAATCTAAGTCATAAAAAAAGATCTCAACCTGTAGATTTCTATATCACCTCGAATCAAGCGAGAATTTACGTAAGCTGCGTTATTCGCACCCCGGAAGCAAAAAGGCGTAATAGTCTTAATTTATCAATAGATATCGATAACCCCCTTGAGTACATCAGTAATGAAATACATCAACAATGCCAATAA
- a CDS encoding GlxA family transcriptional regulator — translation MIIQHEPLSITVLLFEGMPTTAISGPIEMLTVASSLAGIPQPKVNFVSSTGSKVQALGGLMLTCNQHWREVEHCDILLIGACGNPEHNVFVLPQEMNQWLKKLIRRTSFVYSLCTGAFLLAELGVLNRKSATTHWVYADMFRKRYPEVKLMSQLSITHEGPYICTSSVKDYFPATMMIIDNLFGSAHREKCEQFMSGEVSTIQQISKTSFNQFRQHSDELIHSLQDWMHKEDPAKLSVVRCAKKSFLSERQMKRRFKAATSETPMNYIQRIRIVFARDKLGTTKVNVDQICQQVGYSDTNYFRMLFKKFYDITPTQYRKKTQVYSASEA, via the coding sequence ATGATTATTCAGCACGAACCTTTAAGCATCACGGTGTTACTTTTTGAAGGTATGCCAACAACGGCAATATCCGGTCCGATTGAAATGTTAACTGTTGCTTCTTCATTAGCTGGAATACCTCAACCTAAGGTTAATTTTGTTTCATCAACAGGCAGCAAAGTACAAGCTCTTGGTGGACTAATGTTAACTTGCAATCAGCATTGGCGAGAAGTAGAACACTGTGACATCCTTTTAATAGGAGCATGCGGAAACCCCGAACACAATGTGTTTGTTCTCCCACAAGAGATGAACCAATGGCTAAAAAAGCTGATTCGACGCACATCATTTGTATACTCGTTGTGTACTGGCGCTTTCTTGCTAGCAGAACTTGGGGTATTGAATCGTAAAAGTGCGACAACCCATTGGGTATATGCAGACATGTTTCGCAAGCGCTACCCTGAGGTCAAGTTAATGTCGCAACTAAGCATTACGCATGAAGGGCCTTACATCTGCACATCAAGCGTAAAAGATTATTTTCCTGCAACGATGATGATTATCGATAATTTATTCGGTTCAGCACACAGAGAAAAATGCGAACAATTTATGAGTGGAGAAGTATCTACTATTCAGCAAATATCGAAAACAAGCTTTAACCAATTCCGACAGCATAGTGATGAATTAATTCACTCGCTGCAAGACTGGATGCACAAAGAGGATCCAGCCAAGCTATCCGTTGTGCGTTGCGCGAAAAAAAGCTTTTTAAGTGAGCGGCAAATGAAGCGGCGCTTTAAAGCAGCAACTAGCGAAACCCCTATGAATTATATTCAACGCATACGAATTGTGTTTGCTAGAGATAAGCTGGGCACCACAAAGGTTAATGTCGACCAAATTTGTCAACAAGTCGGCTATAGCGATACTAATTACTTTAGAATGTTATTTAAGAAATTTTACGATATAACGCCGACTCAATACCGTAAAAAAACCCAAGTTTATTCAGCAAGCGAAGCATAA
- a CDS encoding ATP-binding protein, translating to MEFKSRILMIQSIAAILIAIFCVLTSLSAIDKVLTNDKFHETRNFASAIAINPDVIQAIETSDRIRLDDVLRDNAIFDVDILVVAGKSGERLYHNDAKQEGKFILDDNFKEVITGQAQTEIHRGLSGLSIKTRMPVYSHGEVIGMISVGFLETHVKSLVLHYLFQATVLIVLMLSVMLYGSRRFSNYIQDKLSGMSPEQIAQAYQLRKGILNSVAEGVIAVDTKGVILVINNRAIEMLGMEKSKSELFGAHISTCCYPSTFFVSHADEMQETTINVNGETLLATRTAMMDGDIVIGYVVSFRRRDTSTMLQLMVSQVAKERDDLRVITHEYANNMAVVSGMLEMGLYDKAQQFIHKENHVLQEDISKLTTLFHPVVAAIILGKKRRASELGYTLNIVDGSSLSLEESPLSPDEIAAILGNLLDNAYEAVANTDRKGDIELFATDAGAELIIEVSDNGTGVAEKDKESIFRDGYTSKLDDNSPHGVGLALIASLTTKAAGQIVVEDNEPFGAVFSLFIPKGDKSA from the coding sequence ATGGAATTTAAAAGTCGAATTTTAATGATTCAATCTATTGCTGCAATTTTAATTGCCATATTTTGCGTGCTCACCAGCCTTTCCGCGATCGATAAAGTATTAACAAATGATAAGTTTCATGAGACGAGGAATTTTGCTTCTGCAATCGCGATTAATCCGGATGTTATCCAAGCGATAGAAACTTCAGATCGGATAAGGCTTGATGATGTTTTACGTGATAACGCGATATTTGATGTGGATATTCTAGTTGTTGCAGGTAAAAGCGGAGAGCGTTTATATCACAACGATGCTAAGCAAGAAGGTAAGTTTATTTTAGATGACAACTTCAAAGAAGTGATCACTGGGCAAGCGCAAACTGAGATCCACCGAGGACTTTCTGGGCTATCGATTAAGACTCGAATGCCTGTTTATTCACACGGGGAAGTGATTGGTATGATTTCGGTGGGTTTCCTTGAGACGCATGTGAAAAGTTTGGTGTTACATTATTTGTTCCAAGCGACGGTGTTAATTGTACTGATGTTGTCAGTGATGCTTTATGGCTCGAGACGTTTTAGTAACTACATACAAGATAAATTATCGGGAATGAGCCCTGAGCAAATAGCCCAAGCGTATCAGTTACGCAAAGGGATCCTAAATAGTGTGGCCGAAGGAGTGATTGCGGTAGACACGAAGGGGGTGATTTTGGTCATAAATAACCGAGCAATTGAAATGCTGGGGATGGAGAAATCAAAATCTGAGTTGTTTGGCGCTCACATATCAACATGTTGCTATCCGAGCACTTTCTTTGTGAGCCATGCTGATGAAATGCAAGAAACCACCATTAATGTTAATGGCGAAACATTATTAGCAACACGCACAGCGATGATGGATGGTGATATTGTGATTGGCTATGTCGTTAGTTTTAGAAGACGCGATACCTCAACAATGCTGCAGCTTATGGTTAGCCAGGTGGCGAAAGAGCGTGATGATTTAAGGGTTATAACCCATGAGTATGCCAATAATATGGCCGTAGTTTCTGGTATGTTAGAGATGGGTTTATATGACAAAGCACAGCAATTTATCCATAAAGAAAATCATGTGCTTCAAGAAGATATCTCTAAATTGACGACGCTATTTCACCCTGTTGTGGCGGCAATTATTTTAGGGAAAAAACGAAGGGCTTCTGAGCTTGGTTATACTCTGAATATTGTTGATGGTTCATCATTATCTTTAGAGGAGTCCCCACTATCACCCGATGAAATAGCAGCCATTTTAGGAAACCTTTTGGATAATGCATATGAAGCCGTTGCCAATACTGACCGTAAAGGTGATATCGAACTATTTGCGACAGATGCAGGTGCTGAGTTGATTATTGAAGTGTCTGATAATGGGACGGGGGTAGCGGAAAAAGATAAAGAATCCATTTTTAGAGATGGTTACACCAGTAAGCTTGATGATAATTCGCCTCATGGTGTCGGGCTGGCTTTGATTGCAAGTTTAACCACTAAAGCCGCTGGACAAATCGTTGTGGAAGATAATGAGCCTTTTGGTGCGGTATTTAGCCTATTTATTCCCAAAGGGGACAAATCAGCATGA
- a CDS encoding cytochrome c — protein sequence MSAFWELWAVIFTLTFFVLMVSVIVKYWRSNHQADQNHTIGSFDGIEEKDAPPPKLLFTSYAIAFVLSAGYLVLYPGLGEWQGLIDWQQSDDKLSSPRTSLDQQFSQINDTENGIKLNKLAKIPEIVASGQILFQTHCAACHRNNAQGQKHFPNLIDQEWLYGGTDEAIIHSIAKGRNGAMPGWSEILRPDEVAKLSYYLASLNQRHTDVPEVKVALGKTLFTQYCASCHADGSVANQQLGVPDLSDDIWLHGGSIEEIQHTINYGLNNLMPAFGEQLTENEILALGAYIRYTGFEEQQKLEKLEAKAIERGEYLAYAGDCVACHSAEGGEPFAGGLPFVTPFGTVYSTNITPHSSEGIGEYDFDDFSDALVRGKGKNGYLYPAMPYTSYQHLTEQDMLDLWEYMQSITTVSRRNDDNSMMFPSNIRLGLLGWNIVFMDTDPIDYSVPNALKAQIADVEKWQQGKYWVAGLGHCSECHTPRNIAQALIAERIFQGNLIDGWNAPDITANELFIDGWDEATLTDFLHTGHSDKGTAFAGMADVVKNSLSLMTREDVESMSYYLLSGDTNNVISKDAVPLQPKGFDDASYQTPIYTTYRQTCGACHGDDGKGRPPIAPTLLNNGIIMHSDPFNTIAVTVRGLQPTYIDKDRNFMPMASFEDVLSDKNLAELITFVRSNLGDRHEPVTAEHVREVRETLEAAGYAGGLHTTPDMYDRRDNTINIK from the coding sequence ATGAGTGCATTTTGGGAACTATGGGCCGTAATTTTCACCTTAACCTTCTTCGTACTGATGGTCTCTGTGATAGTGAAATATTGGCGCAGTAACCATCAAGCCGATCAAAACCACACCATCGGCAGCTTTGATGGCATCGAAGAAAAAGATGCCCCACCGCCAAAGCTCTTGTTTACCAGCTACGCTATCGCATTTGTGCTTTCTGCGGGTTATCTCGTGCTCTATCCTGGCTTAGGCGAATGGCAGGGCCTTATCGATTGGCAGCAAAGTGACGATAAACTCAGCTCACCGCGCACTAGCCTTGATCAGCAGTTTTCCCAAATCAATGACACTGAAAATGGCATCAAATTAAACAAGCTAGCTAAAATCCCAGAGATAGTTGCAAGCGGACAAATTCTGTTTCAAACGCACTGCGCCGCCTGTCATCGTAACAATGCACAAGGACAAAAACATTTTCCTAACCTTATCGACCAAGAGTGGCTATATGGCGGCACTGACGAAGCCATAATTCATTCTATAGCGAAAGGCCGAAACGGTGCTATGCCCGGCTGGAGTGAAATACTTCGCCCTGATGAAGTGGCAAAGTTATCGTATTACCTCGCTTCACTGAACCAGCGTCATACCGATGTGCCAGAGGTAAAAGTGGCGTTAGGTAAAACCTTATTTACTCAATACTGTGCATCATGTCATGCCGACGGCTCAGTGGCTAACCAACAACTTGGTGTACCCGATCTCTCTGACGATATTTGGCTGCATGGCGGTAGCATTGAAGAGATCCAACACACGATTAATTATGGTTTAAATAACCTGATGCCCGCCTTTGGTGAGCAGCTGACAGAAAATGAAATACTCGCTTTAGGTGCTTACATTCGCTACACAGGTTTTGAAGAACAACAGAAGTTAGAAAAATTAGAGGCAAAAGCGATCGAACGGGGTGAATACCTCGCTTACGCGGGTGACTGCGTCGCTTGTCATAGTGCTGAAGGTGGCGAACCTTTTGCGGGCGGACTGCCTTTTGTAACGCCATTTGGTACCGTTTATTCTACCAACATCACGCCGCATTCAAGCGAAGGGATTGGAGAATATGACTTTGACGATTTCAGTGATGCGCTTGTTCGAGGTAAGGGCAAAAACGGTTATCTCTACCCTGCAATGCCTTACACTTCTTATCAACACCTCACCGAGCAAGACATGCTCGACTTGTGGGAATACATGCAATCTATCACAACCGTTTCACGTCGTAACGATGACAACAGCATGATGTTTCCGTCGAACATTCGTTTAGGGTTACTGGGCTGGAATATCGTGTTTATGGACACAGATCCTATCGACTACAGCGTACCTAACGCATTGAAAGCACAAATAGCAGATGTCGAAAAATGGCAACAAGGAAAATACTGGGTGGCGGGGTTAGGTCACTGCTCTGAATGTCACACCCCAAGAAACATCGCACAGGCATTAATTGCTGAGCGTATTTTTCAAGGGAATCTCATTGATGGTTGGAACGCACCCGATATCACCGCTAATGAACTGTTTATCGATGGTTGGGATGAAGCCACATTGACTGATTTCTTGCACACAGGTCATTCCGATAAAGGAACAGCCTTTGCTGGCATGGCCGATGTGGTCAAAAACAGTCTGAGCCTAATGACACGAGAAGATGTTGAGTCTATGTCTTATTACCTACTAAGTGGCGATACGAATAACGTGATCAGCAAAGATGCAGTGCCACTACAGCCCAAAGGTTTTGATGATGCCTCTTATCAAACACCTATCTACACCACTTACCGCCAAACCTGCGGTGCATGTCATGGTGACGATGGTAAAGGCCGCCCACCGATTGCACCGACACTGTTAAACAACGGTATTATCATGCACAGCGATCCGTTCAATACCATTGCCGTCACTGTTCGCGGGTTACAACCTACCTATATTGATAAAGATCGTAACTTTATGCCCATGGCCAGTTTTGAGGACGTACTGTCTGATAAGAACCTTGCAGAGCTGATCACCTTTGTTCGTTCCAATCTTGGTGACAGGCATGAACCTGTTACCGCGGAACACGTCAGAGAAGTCAGAGAGACCTTGGAAGCTGCTGGTTATGCAGGAGGATTACACACCACACCCGATATGTATGACCGACGTGATAATACGATTAATATTAAGTAG